A DNA window from Anastrepha ludens isolate Willacy chromosome 6, idAnaLude1.1, whole genome shotgun sequence contains the following coding sequences:
- the LOC128867819 gene encoding probable salivary secreted peptide codes for MKLLYVFTFITLCALARAADSPASHNLEMGARMPGDRHLTREVIYSKSAVLQKKTGDYTYEQKNVPKPATITYLKVQDQYTNGKGGYATLTSGGPGFSYVNIHFTSKRWRGYNFIIDIYGI; via the exons atgaaattgctaTACGTTTTCACATTTATCACATTATGCGCTCTAGCTCGAGCAGCAGATAGCCCAGCAAGTCATAATCTGGAAATGGGTGCGCGCATGCCAGGCGATCGTCATTTGACGCGTGAAGTGATTTATTCTAAATCAGCAGTTCTACAAAAGAAGACGGGTGATTATACATACGAGCAAAAG aATGTACCAAAACCCGCCACAATTACGTACTTAAAAGTGCAGGATCAATACACAAACGGTAAAGGCGGCTACGCAACGTTGACAAGCGGTGGTCCTGGCTTTAGTTACGTGAACATACATTTCACCAGTAAACGGTGGCGtggatataattttattattgatatttatggaatttaa